One genomic window of Salvelinus alpinus chromosome 9, SLU_Salpinus.1, whole genome shotgun sequence includes the following:
- the LOC139584520 gene encoding myb/SANT-like DNA-binding domain-containing protein 4 isoform X1 yields MMEAMDKRPFGSEYNYKMSENDISRLIKLRATNDAIFTGKRNSAMPAWRAMLVELGLEGKLTTGQLKKKWENLKKKYKDFKYPPLGMEKVNPMSWRWFHLMDDAIEGRLSGSARILNPSLFDFGEVGDVSFASSPTTSPIANKRLCMRPEGGEGTNIFEFWAKAQLGESVGAASTVADGQVAYTDAATEEIRRAAVECERALREEGRGGGQNERAAPDKMPVGGYGRTMAEDVETIAEDGRAMLVRNPGRNIERETAELERQIADLEKEREVLEREQADFDRERLILDRERDVVNRERVAVERGRASLDKDRAAMDRERAAMERERAILDRDRASIERERIELQKEKEALMKSKISRNNGSADVELDSSTIEKRERLLSIFERLVDKL; encoded by the exons ATGATGGAAGCGATGGATAAAAGGCCTTTTGGTTCAGAATATAACTATAAAA TGTCGGAAAATGACATATCCAGATTGATAAAATTGCGTGCAACGAATGACGCCATCTTCACTGGGAAGAGAAACTCTGCCATGCCTGCCTGGAG AGCAATGTTAGTGGAGTTGGGTCTCGAAGGAAAGCTTACAACTGGGCAATTGAAAAAGAAGTGGGAAAACCTTAAAAAGAAATATAAG GATTTTAAGTACCCTCCTCTTGGCATGGAGAAAGTCAATCCAATGTCCTGGCGTTGGTTCCACCTCATGGACGATGCCATCGAGGGTCGCCTGTCTGGGTCTGCCCGTATCCTAAACCCTTCACTGTTTGATTTTGGGGAAGTTGGGGACGTTTCATTCGCATCCTCTCCCACTACCTCTCCCATAGCAAACAAGAGACTTTGTATGAGGCCGGAGGGGGGTGAGGGGACAAACATTTTTGAGTTCTGGGCCAAAGCACAGTTGGGGGAGAGTGTTGGGGCTGCGAGCACGGTAGCAGATGGACAAGTGGCGTACACAGACGCAGCTACAGAGGAGATCCGTAGGGCTGCGGTGGAGTGTGAGAGGGCCCTGCGAGAGGAGGGCAGGGGTGGGGGTCAGAACGAGAGGGCCGCGCCTGACAAGATGCCAGTGGGTGGATACGGGAGGACCATGGCTGAGGATGTAGAGACAATAGCTGAAGACGGAAGAGCCATGTTGGTGAGAAATCCTGGCAGGAACATTGAGAGGGAGACTGCTGAACtagagagacagatagcagatttggagaaggagagagaagtgtTAGAGAGGGAGCAGGCTGATtttgacagggagaggttgatactggacagagagagggatgtggtGAACAGAGAGAGGGTGGCTGTTGAGCGAGGCAGAGCATCACTGGACAAGGACAGAGCGGCGATGGATAGGGAGCGAGCGGCGATGGAGCGGGAGCGAGCCATACTGGACAGGGATAGGGCGTCaatcgagagagagaggatagagctGCAGAAAGAAAAGGAAGCCCTAATGAAAAGCAAGATTTCCAGGAACAACGGCTCTGCTGATGTAGAACTGGACTCATCTACtatagagaagagagaaagactgCTTTCCATATTTGAAAGACTTGTTGATAAGCTGTGA
- the LOC139584520 gene encoding caldesmon-like isoform X2: protein MPAWRAMLVELGLEGKLTTGQLKKKWENLKKKYKDFKYPPLGMEKVNPMSWRWFHLMDDAIEGRLSGSARILNPSLFDFGEVGDVSFASSPTTSPIANKRLCMRPEGGEGTNIFEFWAKAQLGESVGAASTVADGQVAYTDAATEEIRRAAVECERALREEGRGGGQNERAAPDKMPVGGYGRTMAEDVETIAEDGRAMLVRNPGRNIERETAELERQIADLEKEREVLEREQADFDRERLILDRERDVVNRERVAVERGRASLDKDRAAMDRERAAMERERAILDRDRASIERERIELQKEKEALMKSKISRNNGSADVELDSSTIEKRERLLSIFERLVDKL from the exons ATGCCTGCCTGGAG AGCAATGTTAGTGGAGTTGGGTCTCGAAGGAAAGCTTACAACTGGGCAATTGAAAAAGAAGTGGGAAAACCTTAAAAAGAAATATAAG GATTTTAAGTACCCTCCTCTTGGCATGGAGAAAGTCAATCCAATGTCCTGGCGTTGGTTCCACCTCATGGACGATGCCATCGAGGGTCGCCTGTCTGGGTCTGCCCGTATCCTAAACCCTTCACTGTTTGATTTTGGGGAAGTTGGGGACGTTTCATTCGCATCCTCTCCCACTACCTCTCCCATAGCAAACAAGAGACTTTGTATGAGGCCGGAGGGGGGTGAGGGGACAAACATTTTTGAGTTCTGGGCCAAAGCACAGTTGGGGGAGAGTGTTGGGGCTGCGAGCACGGTAGCAGATGGACAAGTGGCGTACACAGACGCAGCTACAGAGGAGATCCGTAGGGCTGCGGTGGAGTGTGAGAGGGCCCTGCGAGAGGAGGGCAGGGGTGGGGGTCAGAACGAGAGGGCCGCGCCTGACAAGATGCCAGTGGGTGGATACGGGAGGACCATGGCTGAGGATGTAGAGACAATAGCTGAAGACGGAAGAGCCATGTTGGTGAGAAATCCTGGCAGGAACATTGAGAGGGAGACTGCTGAACtagagagacagatagcagatttggagaaggagagagaagtgtTAGAGAGGGAGCAGGCTGATtttgacagggagaggttgatactggacagagagagggatgtggtGAACAGAGAGAGGGTGGCTGTTGAGCGAGGCAGAGCATCACTGGACAAGGACAGAGCGGCGATGGATAGGGAGCGAGCGGCGATGGAGCGGGAGCGAGCCATACTGGACAGGGATAGGGCGTCaatcgagagagagaggatagagctGCAGAAAGAAAAGGAAGCCCTAATGAAAAGCAAGATTTCCAGGAACAACGGCTCTGCTGATGTAGAACTGGACTCATCTACtatagagaagagagaaagactgCTTTCCATATTTGAAAGACTTGTTGATAAGCTGTGA